Proteins from a genomic interval of Vespula pensylvanica isolate Volc-1 chromosome 22, ASM1446617v1, whole genome shotgun sequence:
- the LOC122636622 gene encoding pyridoxine/pyridoxamine 5'-phosphate oxidase isoform X1 has product MLLRVCVRTINYFGRTKESIHIAAYRFTKEPKISEEFSDLARIDGLVDDPVDLFRSWHEESRKYLQKMPDICCLATTSIDNKIAARNVVLREFDNDGFVIVTDQRSRKASELDSVPRAAMCFVWCYIDNKGQNIARQVRVEGAIKKLESIDFKHLYDREPLYCKIRSHLCYQDRLVDWDDLKRRHDEILKEYQRGENTLPMPNHFIGYKLLPTMIEFYYARDDLIGDRVQYNKNDSTEGWQHRRLAA; this is encoded by the exons ATG cTTCTAAGGGTGTGCGTAagaacaataaattattttgggAGAACAAAAGAATCAATTCATATAGCAGCATATCGTTTTACGAAGGAACCGAAGATCAGTGAAGAATTTTCGGATTTAGCAAGGATCGATGGTCTCGTCGATGATCCTGTGGATCTTTTCAGATCATGGCATGAAgaatcaagaaaatatttacaaaaaatgcCGGACATTTGTTGCCTGGCGACAACCTCGAT AGACAATAAAATTGCGGCAAGAAATGTAGTGCTTAGAGAATTTGATAACGATGGTTTCGTAATAGTAACTGATCAACGTAGTAGAAAAGCCTCAGAGTTg GATAGTGTACCACGAGCTGCCATGTGTTTTGTATGGTGTTACATAGATAATAAAGGACAAAACATTGCTAGACAG GTACGAGTTGAGGGTGCAATAAAAAAGTTAGAATCGATAGACTTTAAACATCTTTACGACCGAGAGCCACTTTACTGCAAAATTCGATCTCATTTGTGTTATCAAGATCGATTAGTTGATTGGGACGATTTGAAACGGCGACACGATGAAATTTTAAAGGAGTATCAAAGAGGCGAGAATACTCTGCCAATGCCGAATCATTT CATCGGATATAAATTGTTACCGACGATGATAGAATTTTACTACGCGAGGGACGATCTTATCGGTGATAGAGTGCAATACAACAAAAACGATTCGACCGAAGGATGGCAACACAGAAGATTGGCCgcttaa
- the LOC122636622 gene encoding pyridoxine/pyridoxamine 5'-phosphate oxidase isoform X2, with translation MEPKISEEFSDLARIDGLVDDPVDLFRSWHEESRKYLQKMPDICCLATTSIDNKIAARNVVLREFDNDGFVIVTDQRSRKASELDSVPRAAMCFVWCYIDNKGQNIARQVRVEGAIKKLESIDFKHLYDREPLYCKIRSHLCYQDRLVDWDDLKRRHDEILKEYQRGENTLPMPNHFIGYKLLPTMIEFYYARDDLIGDRVQYNKNDSTEGWQHRRLAA, from the exons ATG GAACCGAAGATCAGTGAAGAATTTTCGGATTTAGCAAGGATCGATGGTCTCGTCGATGATCCTGTGGATCTTTTCAGATCATGGCATGAAgaatcaagaaaatatttacaaaaaatgcCGGACATTTGTTGCCTGGCGACAACCTCGAT AGACAATAAAATTGCGGCAAGAAATGTAGTGCTTAGAGAATTTGATAACGATGGTTTCGTAATAGTAACTGATCAACGTAGTAGAAAAGCCTCAGAGTTg GATAGTGTACCACGAGCTGCCATGTGTTTTGTATGGTGTTACATAGATAATAAAGGACAAAACATTGCTAGACAG GTACGAGTTGAGGGTGCAATAAAAAAGTTAGAATCGATAGACTTTAAACATCTTTACGACCGAGAGCCACTTTACTGCAAAATTCGATCTCATTTGTGTTATCAAGATCGATTAGTTGATTGGGACGATTTGAAACGGCGACACGATGAAATTTTAAAGGAGTATCAAAGAGGCGAGAATACTCTGCCAATGCCGAATCATTT CATCGGATATAAATTGTTACCGACGATGATAGAATTTTACTACGCGAGGGACGATCTTATCGGTGATAGAGTGCAATACAACAAAAACGATTCGACCGAAGGATGGCAACACAGAAGATTGGCCgcttaa